The following is a genomic window from Anaerolineae bacterium.
TCAGGGTGACGGCAAAATAGCCCATCAGCAGGCCCATCAGCATGCCGGCCAGGATGCCGGCCAGCAGTCCCAAGATGCCACTGTCGGTGGCGAAGGCGGCGGCGAAGCCGGCGAAGGCGCCGAAGGCCATGATGCCCTCGAGCCCCAGGTTTTGCACGCCGGCGCGCTCGGTGATGATCTCGCCCAGCACGGCCAGCAGGACCGGCACCGCCAGGCGGATGCCCGAGGTGATGAGGGATATGATGAAGCCAGCTTGCAAAAGGTTATCCCATGACACGGGAACGATGCCTCCTGAAGGCCTCGCTGGCCAGCACGAACAGCACGACCAGCGCCTGGATCACTTCCGTCAGCGCCACGGGCAGGCCGACCACGCGCTGCATGGAATCGGCGCCGATGACCAGGGAGGCGAAGAAATAGGATGCCAGCAGGGCGCCGAAGGGGTTGAGCTGGCCCAGGAGGGCCACGACGATGGCGGTGAAGCCGTACCCGGGCGAGATGTCTTGGATGAGGCGGTGGTGCACGCCGGCGACCTCGATCATGCCGGCGACGCCGGCCAGCCCCCCGCTGATCACCATAACGATGATGATGTGCCGAGGCACGTCAATGCCGGCGAAGCGCGCCGCGTCCGGGTTGGAACCGACGACCCGCAGGCGGTAGCCCAATGGGGTTTTCCATAGGATGAAGGCGATCAGCGGCACCAGGACGAGCGCCAGGATCACCCCGATATGGAGCCGTGTGCCGGGCAGTACCGGCAGGGAGGCCGGCGCCGGCAGGACGGCGCTCTGGGGCAGGAAGGAGGTGGGGTCCTTCATCGGCAGGCGCACCTGGTAGCTGACCCAGAAGATGGCGACGTAGTTCAGCAGGAGGCTGGTGACGATTTCGTTGGCGCCCAGGTATGCCCGCAGGAGCGCCGGCACCAGCCCCCACAGCGCGCCGCCGGCGAAGCCGGCGAGGAGCAGACCGGGAAGCATTAGAGCCGGCGGCAGGTTCGGGAAGCTGAGGGCGAACAGCGCGGCGACCCAGGCGCCCATGTACAACTGCCCCTCGGCGCCGATGTTCCAGATGCGGCTTCGGAAGGCCAGGGTCAGCCCCAGGCTGATGAGCAGTAGCGGGACAGCGCGCAGGCCGGCCTGGGTGAGGGCGCGGGGGCTTCCGAACGCTCCTTTGACCATGGATTGATATGCCGCCAGCGGGCTGACGCCAACAGCGGCGATGATCAGTGCCCCCAGCAGGAGGGCGAGGATCACCGCCAGGACGGGGGCTCCCTTCAGGAGCACGGACATCGCCGGCGAGGGGCGGTGTGCGCTGGGGAGGGCGGCCCTATCGGTCATGGCCGGGCCTCCCTGGTGCGGTGGGCCTGTCGGCCGGCGGCCGAGGGGGAAGCTCGCACGCTTCTTTGATCGCGCCGGCCATCATCAACCCCAACTGCTCGATGTCCACGCAGGCTGGGTCCACCATTCCGACGATTTGTCCCTCATATATCACCGCAATCCGGTCGCTCAGGGCCAGGATTTCTTCCAGCTCCGTGGAGATCAGGAGCACCCCACAGCCGCGCTCGCGCTGTTCCAGCAGTTTGCGGCGCACGTACTCGGTGGCTCCGATGTCCAGCCCGCGGGTGGGCTGGGCGGCGACCAGGGCTTTGGGCCGGCGGGAGATCTCCCGGGCCAGGATGAGCTTTTGGGCGTTGCCGCCGGAGAGGGTGCCGGCGAAGGCCGCCGGCCCCGGCGCGCGGATGTCATATTCGCGGATCAGATGAGAGCAGTGTTGTTCCATTTCGCGGTAGCGGAGCATGCCGAAGCGGGTGAAAGGGGGCTTGCCCTCCAGGCCGAGGATGCTGTTCTCCGCCAGGGTCATATCGGCCACCATGCCGAAGCGGTTGCGGTCCGCGGGGATATGGGCCAGGCCGGCCTCGAACAGTTCTCGCGCAGAGGCGTGGGTCACATCCTGGCCGGCGAGCAGGTAGCGGCCGCGGTGGGGATGCCGCAATCCCGTGAGCACCTCTTCCAGTTCGGCCTGCCCGTTGCCGTCCACGCCGGCGATGCCCAGTATCTCGCCGGCGCACACCTCGAGGGAGACACCGCGCAGGGCCGGCAGGCCGCGATCATCGTGTGCCCAGATGTCCTGGAGTGCGATGACCGGGCCGGCGGGGGAGGCCGGCGGTTTCTCGATCGGGCACATTTCCCGCCCCACCATCATGCGGGCAAGCTCCTGCTTGGTGATGTCCTGCGTGCGGGCAGTGCCGACCACCCGCCCATCGCGCAGGACAGTCACGCGGTGGCTGATCGCCATGACCTCATCGAGCTTATGCGAGATGAAGATGACCGACTTGCCGTCCTGGACAAGGGCGAGCAGGATTTCAAACAGGCGCTCGCACTCCTGTGGGGTGAGCACGGCGGTGGGTTCGTCGAGGATCAATACGGTCGCGCCGCGGTACAGC
Proteins encoded in this region:
- a CDS encoding ABC transporter permease, which encodes MTDRAALPSAHRPSPAMSVLLKGAPVLAVILALLLGALIIAAVGVSPLAAYQSMVKGAFGSPRALTQAGLRAVPLLLISLGLTLAFRSRIWNIGAEGQLYMGAWVAALFALSFPNLPPALMLPGLLLAGFAGGALWGLVPALLRAYLGANEIVTSLLLNYVAIFWVSYQVRLPMKDPTSFLPQSAVLPAPASLPVLPGTRLHIGVILALVLVPLIAFILWKTPLGYRLRVVGSNPDAARFAGIDVPRHIIIVMVISGGLAGVAGMIEVAGVHHRLIQDISPGYGFTAIVVALLGQLNPFGALLASYFFASLVIGADSMQRVVGLPVALTEVIQALVVLFVLASEAFRRHRSRVMG
- a CDS encoding ABC transporter ATP-binding protein; amino-acid sequence: MTALVEMRGITKRFPGVLANDHVDFVLEAGEIHALLGENGAGKTTLMNILYGLYQPDEGEIYVKGRPATIHSPHDAIQLGIGMVHQHFQLVPTFTVAENIVLGLPSRREPFLESRRRVHQQIAEVSRAYGLAVDPSCLVWQLSVGEQQRVEILKALYRGATVLILDEPTAVLTPQECERLFEILLALVQDGKSVIFISHKLDEVMAISHRVTVLRDGRVVGTARTQDITKQELARMMVGREMCPIEKPPASPAGPVIALQDIWAHDDRGLPALRGVSLEVCAGEILGIAGVDGNGQAELEEVLTGLRHPHRGRYLLAGQDVTHASARELFEAGLAHIPADRNRFGMVADMTLAENSILGLEGKPPFTRFGMLRYREMEQHCSHLIREYDIRAPGPAAFAGTLSGGNAQKLILAREISRRPKALVAAQPTRGLDIGATEYVRRKLLEQRERGCGVLLISTELEEILALSDRIAVIYEGQIVGMVDPACVDIEQLGLMMAGAIKEACELPPRPPADRPTAPGRPGHDR